In Triticum urartu cultivar G1812 chromosome 6, Tu2.1, whole genome shotgun sequence, the following proteins share a genomic window:
- the LOC125515873 gene encoding DNA-directed RNA polymerases IV and V subunit 4-like, translating into MSDAELKLQLDMSPNSILLTNCEAAEMLQKIQGHMAILSEDPKIKIPESFDKAFQYAKEGNHFTSAKLVKEILEPLKDYGVNDGEICMIANIGPETIEEVYALIPSLKATRSINEGKIAEALTALANIKASK; encoded by the exons ATGTCTGATGCAGAACTAAAGCTTCAGCTTG ATATGTCTCCAAATTCTATATTGTTAACGAACTGTGAAGCAGCAGAAATGTTGCAGAAAATTCAGGGACATATGGCTATCTTATCAGAGGATCCAAAGATAAAAATTCCCGA gTCGTTCGACAAGGCCTTTCAATATGCAAAAGAAGGAAATCACTTCACCTCTGCGAAGTTGGTGAAAGAAATCCTGGA ACCCCTTAAAGACTATGGTGTTAATGATGGCGAG ATATGCATGATAGCGAACATTGGGCCTGAGACCATTGAAGAGGTTTATGCACTCATACCGTCTCTCAAG GCCACTAGGTCGATCAATGAAGGCAAGATCGCGGAGGCCCTTACCGCCCTCGCTAACATAAAAGCCTCCAAGTGA
- the LOC125516250 gene encoding F-box protein At5g03970-like, protein MPRSSRRRRHPCSPAVRPLGDDDLLREILLRLPPQPSSLPRASAVCRRWRLLLSDPGFSRRFRIHHRRDPPLLGFFVRNEDLPFLPALDAPDRVSPGRFSLQRGDGDGDRFMSLGCRHGLVLVFNKPKNQILVWDPVIGDQHRLDVPPGVAIHAEKTPINGAVLRAAGDDAQHFQVALTVADNDDKQHRRALACVYSSEAGAWGELVSTQLPSRVPMSNVGTFVSTYKPAVLIGDSLYWRLAGNFTGILEFDLEKQSLAVIRLPVHILEDGHCLFSIMRAEGGGLGLLLQTDRSIQLWKRKTDCDGVASWGLGRTIELDKLLSLNSEENDIIIQGPMGENNVVFVWTHHILFTVHLESLQFNKLPGAYPLFHYHPFESVYAAGI, encoded by the exons ATGCCTAGgtctagccgccgccgccgccacccctgCTCGCCGGCGGTCAGGCCACTGGGCGACGACGACCTGCTCCGCGAGATCCTCCTCCGCCTGCCTCCGCAGCCCTCCTCCCTCCCCCGCGCCTCCGCCGTCTGCAGgcgctggcgcctcctcctcTCCGACCCAGGCTTCTCCCGCCGCTTCCGCATCCACCACCGCCGCGACCCACCCCTACTCGGTTTCTTCGTCAGAAATGAAGACCTGCCCTTCCTACCTGCTCTCGACGCCCCGGATCGTGTCTCCCCCGGCCGTTTCTCCTTGCagcgcggcgacggcgacggcgaccgGTTCATGTCCCTTGGATGCCGCCATGGCCTGGTACTCGTCTTCAACAAACCTAAGAACCAGATCCTGGTGTGGGACCCCGTCATCGGCGACCAGCACCGCCTTGACGTGCCCCCGGGGGTTGCGATACATGCAGAGAAGACACCGATCAACGGGGCGGTGCTTCGTGCTGCTGGAGACGATGCCCAACACTTCCAAGTGGCGTTGACAGTGGCAGACAATGATGACAAGCAACACAGACGAGCGCTTGCCTGCGTTTACTCCTCAGAGGCTGGCGCATGGGGTGAACTCGTCTCAACACAGCTTCCATCTCGCGTTCCAATGAGTAATGTTGGCACCTTCGTTTCTACTTACAAGCCTGCCGTGCTGATTGGGGATTCCCTTTACTGGAGGCTTGCTGGGAATTTTACCGGAATTCTTGAGTTTGATTTGGAGAAGCAAAGCCTAGCTGTCATACGGTTGCCAGTGCATATCCTTGAAGACGGCCATTGCCTATTCTCGATTATGCGCGCAGAGGGTGGTGGCCTTGGTTTACTCCTCCAGACAGACCGCAGCATCCAGTTATGGAAGAGGAAGACTGATTGTGATGGTGTTGCTTCATGGGGTCTTGGAAGAACCATTGAACTGGACAAGCTACTTTCTCTGAATTCGGAGGAGAATGACATAATAATACAAGGGCCCATGGGGGAAAATAATGTGGTGTTCGTATGGACACATCACATCCTCTTTACAGTCCATCTTGAGTCATTGCAGTTCAATAAACTTCCTGGAGCCTACCCCCTTTTTCATTATCATCCATTTGAAAGTGTCTACGCTGCAG GTATCTAG